gaaagtgcaaagctgtcatcgaggcaaagggtggctactttgaagaatttgcttaacactttttttggttacaacatgattccatatgtgttatttcattgttttgatgtcgtcactattattctacaatgtagaaaatagtacaaataaagaaaaaccctggaatgagtaggtgtgtacaaacttttgactggtactctaagTGATGGCATCAGTGTTGACCTGGTACTAATATTGCAGTGTAACTGCTGCCATGCTAGTGTCCATGCGATCCGTTGCTGTGTGTACCCACCAGGTTTAAGGTCGTAGTGGATGATTGGTGGGCGGATCTCGTTGAGGTACTTGAGGGCGTTGACCATCTGCATGATGATGGAGCGGCCCTCCTTCTCCGACATCAGCTTGTGCTGCTTCAGGTAGAAGTCCAGGTCGTTCCCTTCACAGTACTCTAAAACCGTACAGAACCTGGAACACAACGAGACAGAGGAACCCACGGTGAGGTAGTGTTTTAGTCACGAACTGTACAGACCCTGGGACATAACCAGAGAGAAAGGATGTGGTACTGTTAAGCGCTAGAAACGCACAGAACCTAGAACAATGACAGTACCACACAGCCGATTGCACTGTCTTAGTTTAGAACCGTACAGAGCCTGTTCCACAACGAGAGACAAGGGAACCGACTGTGAGGTACTGTTTCAAAACAGTAGTATACAGAGTTGAAAGGAAAAAAATAACACCGGAActagaaacacaccacacaccaccccCCGACTTACGAGTCTGTGTCGAGTGAAAAGTAGTCGTAGAGTTTGACTATCCGTGGGTGGTCCAGCTCCTTGTGGATTCTATACTCTCGACATGCGTGTCTGAAACAGAGACCACGTTAAAAACTCCAATGTTAAAACCAAAGTGCTTTTGTTACCCGAATCACTCTGAGAAAAAAAAAGGTGTCTGTCAATGATAAGAAAAAGGGAACTCACTTATGGTAGTTCTCTTTCTTCTCGTCCCTCCAGTTCTTGTTCAACTGGTGGATTTTGACTGCGACGTATCTCTGCTCCGTTAGGTCAAAGGCCTTCAAAACGTGAGACACATCAATTACAAATAAATCTTTCGATCACATCCATTATTCTTTATCATATCCGAGCGAAACCTGGCACCAATATGAAACCTTGGCACAGACTTTAAAAAATGGATTCAGGTGAACATCAAAAGTTCATCATTATGAGAAATTCTTTAGACCATGTAGTCGCTGTACTTAGTTCAATGGGTATACAACTATGCATTTGACCATGATGACAAAAAGGTCAGTTCCAATGAGTGCCCTCACCTTGTAAACTTCACTGAAGCCACCTCGGCCTAGTAAGTAGAGCAGTAGGTACCGGTCGTTTAGCGTAGGGTGGTCTTTGAACCTGTTGCGGAAATCAGACATATTCCGATTAAAAGTCAAACAGAGAGAACACAAATAAGAGAACACTGGTAGAGAGCACGTACGTGGAGTTATCCTCGTTGTGGATCCTCTTGAGCTCGCGGATGTGCAGGTTCCGTACTCGCTCCAACCTCTCCAACTCAGCCTGGATCTCTGCCTCTTCCTGCAATACACAACAAGGTTATTAGCAACTTTTACAGGAACCAACAGATTAACAGTACACAAACTATATAcacaaaatatataaacattGCAGGTAAACAGCACACCACCTTCTTGAGATGGCCCAGTCTTAGTTTGAAAATCTCCTCTTGCTCGTGATACTCGGCCTGTGATAACCTGTAAGAAGAAGAAACTCACCATCAAACAGAAGCAAACCTGGGAAAATGTATGCATTTATACAGAGAGGGGAAGACGCGGGGTAACGTACGCGTCGCTCTCGGCTCCGTTGGCCTTGCTCTTGCGTTTGTTCTGCTCCAGGCTAAGGGGCGGGGTTTGGGCCATTGAGGGCGGTTTCCTCTTGgccagggccttcctctgtctctctatgtcctctcGCTGGGAGTTGATCCTCTCCTGTTGCCTAGAGACGAGACACAGACAGGTGACGGGGAGGGTCAGTGCTGGTATGAGAGAAAGATTAAAAACaacagaggagggtagagaggagtATGAGATGTAGAGTGAGAGAGGCTTTTGAGTGACCCTTACTTGATAAGGTTCTGAAAGGCATATCCGTCGGTCCACTGTTCTGTGAATGAGGCACCATGTCGGACGGTGGTGAAGTGACCCAGACGAAGACGGTCCTGCATGCTCTTGTCACGACATGCCATCTTCTCCTGCTTCGACTGGGGGGAGAGAAGACGTTATACCTGGGGATAGCTAGTCCTTGGTCAAGAAAATAGACATGGGTGACGGTATTCTAGACTCCCAAGCCTGTTGTAGGGACAGCGGGAGAACTCACTTTCTCAATCAGCAGCTTCTTGCTCATGGTCACGCATTTGTTCAAGCGTTCTTTGTACCTCTCCAGcatcctctgctgctcgtccAACTGCCTTCGAAGGTCACAGTTCGCCTGAATCAGAACGGGTCAAAATCCCATTAATTAATAGTCCTTTTAAATTAAACAAAGCTGTTTTAAAATGTCAGTTAGTAGTTTTTGAAGAGATCCGTTTCCATGTCTGGAGCATAATGCTGTCTCATGACGAGGCCCACAACATGCTATATTCCATTAGAAGACAGAATGGGAAAACAAGGGCGTGTTGATGGCAGATGTGTTCCCACCCGCAGCAAGTCAtctatcctcccctccttctTCTCCAGGTCCGAGTTCTTGTTGTTCTCCATAGCAGTTAGCTTCTCTACCGTCAGGTCAGACTGCAGGAGGAGAACcagaggatgagaaagagagacgaAGTCGAACAGTCATTAGAGACAAGGAGACGCGTCATAATACAGGAGTTATTACAGACATCaccagtgctctgtgtgtgtgtgtgtgtgtgtgtgtacagatggtGTAAGGTAACAGCTACCTGTGTGGCTTTGTGGTTCATGTAGAGGGAGACAGGCTTTAGGGAACAGGATGAGTGCTCTGTGTTGGCTGAACCCATAGAGGACGGGCTGCCCTGCTGCATCTGGGATACAAAGACATCCACACATACCACTAACATCATGTCATGGACCACAGTAACATTATGCTTTGCATTCAGGTCAGTTTGAaggacacgacacacacacacacacacacacacacacacacacacacacacacacacacacacacacacacacacacacacacacacacacacacacacacacacacacacacacacacacacacacacacacacacacacacacacacacacacacacacacacacacacacacacacacacacacacacacacacacacacacacacacacacacacacacacacacacacacacacacacacacacacacacacacacacacacacacacacacacacacacacacacacacacacacacacacacacacacacacacacacacacacacacacacacacacacacacacacacacacacacacacacacacacacacacacacacacacacacacacacacacacacacacacacacacacacacacacacacacacacacacacacacacacacacacacacacacacacacacacacacacacacacacacacacacacacacacacacacacacacacacacacacacacacacacacacacacacacacacacacacacacacacacacacacacacacacacacacacacacacacacacacacacacacacacacacacacacacacacacacacacacacacacacacacacacacacacacacacacacacacacacacacacacacacacacacacacacacacacacacacacacacacacacacacacacacacacacacacacacacacacacacacacacacacacacacacacacacacacacacacacacacacacacacacacacacacacacacacacacacacacacacacacacacacacacacacacacacacacacacacacacacacacacacacacacacacacacacacacacacacacacacacacacacacacacacacacacacacacacacacacacacacacacacacacacacacacacacacacacacacacacacacacacacacacacacacacacacacacacacacacacacacacacacacacacacacacacacacacacacacacacacacacacacacacacacacacacacacacacacacacacacacacacacacacacacacacacatgggttcGTTAGgaattggggggtgggggggggcatggTGAAAAGGGAGGCGGAAAAAGAAAGGAGAAGTGAGGGAGCATGCTCACCGTGCCTGGGGGATTGGAGAGGGAGTGATGTTGTGGGGAGGAACGGACAACTGGAGGAAGACTCCTGGCAGGACTAGTACCAGGACCGCTACCACCCGCAAACTGACAGATTTAATGGAAAAGTCAGAAGAAGAGCGAAGGAATTCAAAGCTATGGAGGAGTCTTGCCAAAAAGTGCGTCTTGCACACTCACCTCAAAATAATCACTAAttttctgtcctcttcctcctcctcctttccctggAGAAGAGAAAAAAAAGGCTGAAAATCTGTGGGCCGTTGATATATTCTGACAACAAAATGGCCGCCGGCAAGGCACGACTGAGGTGAATGAGAGAGATCACGGAGGAAGGGAGACCGACATCTCACCTTGGCTGCCATCGTACGGCTCTGCTTTCCTCTTCCTCGTTCTCTGGTCGTTGGGCTTTTTCTCTGGGGTCTGGAAAACGAGTAGGAGAAACACATTGTACTTTAAGACAGTGGAAGATGCATAAAATATCATATAACAAGAGTGAAAAGATTTATGGCGCCACTGCTGTGGGACACTGACCTCCAGCTCTTTGTCACTGAGAGAGCCCACGCTGCACAGGCTCTGATTGGACGACTCATTGTGGCCTGAACCCtgttcaaaaacaaacaaacccACACAATTACACGTCAAACAAAGAGTGGAAGGATATGCCAAGGGCTGGGAGGGACTAAACTTAATTCACAGTTAAACCAGGGGTGTGGAAGGGAGGGATGActgactgtttctgactgtttctcCCCATGTCTACTCTCTGGTGAACGGATAAAGTGAGTGATTAtttttgagagaaagagagcagaagagagtCGGAGAGGAATAGGGTTGAGCTAATATCATCACCATTCGTCTCCACACTGTGTACCTACCCTATCAATTCTAAATGTCTGTTGCCTAGGTGATGCCTGTCACTCAAATGACTCACTTTTGAATTCACCGGACTCTGCCATATCAGAGAAATATACTTAGTCATTCTGGACACATAATGCTGCTCCCTCTAACTAAATTGAACCTGAAATTGCTGAACATCAGACATAACTAATGCAGGTGGGAGTAGGTCTCTCAATCTttttctccctcacactctcgCCTTTCATTATTTCATCCTCATTCTCTCCAGCCTTGTTCAAACAATTTTAAAATCCTACTACTCAGATAGGGTATTGGAGGGCTTTCAGTGTTTCCCTTGTATTCACTTAGCAGTAGCGCTGCgaaatgaaatacattttaagGATGGAcagaatgtagaaaatataaatggacctatatattgttatataatctttgagaactaGAAATCCCCAAAATAAAAACTAGCTAAACGACTTATATAATACTATTTTTGGAATGGCTGGATTACTGACGTGGCATGCAGGGTACATGCCAAGGGGCCCCGATTGGGGTCCCCATAGGTTATGTTCTAATGTTTAAGCATAAGAACACAGAAATGCTTAGAATTGCAGGGAATTTGCTTTCACACTACAGAATTCTTTCAGCTCCATGGAAAAAttgatagaattgcaggaaattagctgaaAAACAGCACATTTCTCTCAGCCGCCAATTCTGTACCGATTTAAGCCGCGCCCACAACGCTTATAAGGCAGCTCAGGATGACTGATAGGGAGCAGAGCTACAGGGCTGTTCAAGGTCGAGAGACACAAGTTGAGCTGCCCCCACCACATCCTGGGGCTTTCAGACCTATAACACCAGAGCAGGCTATACGTCTCATCTCTCTCTAGGCTAAtacttaatttctctctctccccccccccgtcTTTCCACACACTGCAACTCTGTCAGACAGAACC
This genomic stretch from Oncorhynchus clarkii lewisi isolate Uvic-CL-2024 chromosome 13, UVic_Ocla_1.0, whole genome shotgun sequence harbors:
- the LOC139364648 gene encoding serine/threonine-protein kinase tousled-like 2 isoform X2 → MMEELHSLDPRRQELLEARFTGVGVAKGSGHNESSNQSLCSVGSLSDKELETPEKKPNDQRTRKRKAEPYDGSQGKGGGGRGQKISDYFEMQQGSPSSMGSANTEHSSCSLKPVSLYMNHKATQSDLTVEKLTAMENNKNSDLEKKEGRIDDLLRANCDLRRQLDEQQRMLERYKERLNKCVTMSKKLLIEKSKQEKMACRDKSMQDRLRLGHFTTVRHGASFTEQWTDGYAFQNLIKQQERINSQREDIERQRKALAKRKPPSMAQTPPLSLEQNKRKSKANGAESDALSQAEYHEQEEIFKLRLGHLKKEEAEIQAELERLERVRNLHIRELKRIHNEDNSTFKDHPTLNDRYLLLYLLGRGGFSEVYKAFDLTEQRYVAVKIHQLNKNWRDEKKENYHKHACREYRIHKELDHPRIVKLYDYFSLDTDSFCTVLEYCEGNDLDFYLKQHKLMSEKEGRSIIMQMVNALKYLNEIRPPIIHYDLKPGNILLVNGTACGEIKITDFGLSKIMDDDSYNSVDGMELTSQGAGTYWYLPPECFVVGKEPPKISNKVDVWSVGVIFYQALYGRKPFGHNQSQQDILQENTILKATEVQFPPKPVVTPEAKAFIRRCLVYRKEDRIDVHQLASDPFLMPHIRKSVATSGASGTAIPSTSSSSNSSASN
- the LOC139364648 gene encoding serine/threonine-protein kinase tousled-like 2 isoform X1 yields the protein MMEELHSLDPRRQELLEARFTGVGVAKGSGHNESSNQSLCSVGSLSDKELETPEKKPNDQRTRKRKAEPYDGSQGKGGGGRGQKISDYFEFAGGSGPGTSPARSLPPVVRSSPQHHSLSNPPGTMQQGSPSSMGSANTEHSSCSLKPVSLYMNHKATQSDLTVEKLTAMENNKNSDLEKKEGRIDDLLRANCDLRRQLDEQQRMLERYKERLNKCVTMSKKLLIEKSKQEKMACRDKSMQDRLRLGHFTTVRHGASFTEQWTDGYAFQNLIKQQERINSQREDIERQRKALAKRKPPSMAQTPPLSLEQNKRKSKANGAESDALSQAEYHEQEEIFKLRLGHLKKEEAEIQAELERLERVRNLHIRELKRIHNEDNSTFKDHPTLNDRYLLLYLLGRGGFSEVYKAFDLTEQRYVAVKIHQLNKNWRDEKKENYHKHACREYRIHKELDHPRIVKLYDYFSLDTDSFCTVLEYCEGNDLDFYLKQHKLMSEKEGRSIIMQMVNALKYLNEIRPPIIHYDLKPGNILLVNGTACGEIKITDFGLSKIMDDDSYNSVDGMELTSQGAGTYWYLPPECFVVGKEPPKISNKVDVWSVGVIFYQALYGRKPFGHNQSQQDILQENTILKATEVQFPPKPVVTPEAKAFIRRCLVYRKEDRIDVHQLASDPFLMPHIRKSVATSGASGTAIPSTSSSSNSSASN